One genomic region from Natrinema caseinilyticum encodes:
- a CDS encoding DICT sensory domain-containing protein: MNSLGAVIESIERRRKTLEVHTDDDAVVAELRRQFETRNVVLVHRSLGSLDEAGFVIVRDTDDEFRGALGIDQFRALLSPRTHPPWKLAETEQDRSELFDFLENTLFTSYSRRQMLATAREIEERAWRISSGSLYTGFERARAFAAQREVYDRLGSHGSLAVTVFFDDAWDASVPEGVTVVTEPNSELGEYWFVVFDGGGNELESCALLAEERRPGEYYGFWTYDPTIVRELVSHLETTYDIG; this comes from the coding sequence ATGAACTCGCTCGGAGCGGTCATCGAGTCGATCGAACGACGACGGAAAACGCTCGAAGTTCACACCGACGACGATGCGGTCGTTGCGGAACTCAGACGCCAGTTCGAGACGCGGAACGTGGTTCTCGTTCACCGCTCGCTCGGGTCGCTCGACGAGGCCGGATTCGTCATCGTCCGGGACACGGACGATGAGTTCCGCGGCGCGCTGGGGATCGACCAGTTTCGGGCTCTCCTCTCGCCGCGAACTCATCCGCCGTGGAAACTCGCCGAAACCGAGCAGGACCGATCGGAGCTCTTCGATTTCCTCGAGAACACGTTGTTTACGTCCTACAGCCGTCGGCAGATGCTGGCGACGGCCCGCGAGATCGAAGAGCGAGCGTGGCGCATCAGCTCCGGCAGTCTCTATACCGGATTCGAACGGGCGCGGGCGTTCGCCGCACAGAGAGAGGTCTACGACCGCCTGGGAAGCCACGGATCGCTCGCGGTGACGGTGTTCTTCGACGATGCGTGGGACGCGTCCGTCCCGGAGGGTGTGACGGTGGTGACCGAACCGAATAGCGAACTCGGCGAGTACTGGTTCGTGGTGTTCGACGGCGGCGGCAACGAACTCGAATCCTGTGCGTTACTCGCCGAAGAACGGCGACCGGGGGAGTACTACGGGTTCTGGACGTACGATCCGACGATCGTTCGGGAACTCGTCTCGCACCTCGAGACGACCTACGACATCGGGTAG
- a CDS encoding thiolase family protein produces the protein MSGNTPVIVSAVRTAQGREDGALTDIRSEDLSIPLVNEMLAETGLAGEHVDDLMWGCAQQRSEQRTNIARQIALFSELGEGVPATTVDRQCASSAQAIISAADSIAAGRHSAVIAGGVESMSRVKMGGGDSGDLYPGLEEKYGMRNLAMGMTAEKVAEKYDISREEQDEYGARSQQRAVEATEEGRFDDEIVPLETDDGVHDEDEGLRPGTTSETLADLPTVFKEDGTVTPGNASQIADGAAGVLLTSRDFAAENDLEILAEVGTSYVAGVDPTIMGVGPVPATEGLLERAGREIDDYGLVEINEAFASQTLYSQRELGIPDEQLNVNGGAIAIGHPLGCSGARLPVTLVHEMNRRGVDRGIATECVGFGQGAAIEFELP, from the coding sequence ATGTCAGGCAATACGCCGGTAATCGTTAGCGCTGTTAGAACAGCTCAGGGAAGAGAAGACGGTGCGCTCACGGACATCCGGAGCGAAGACCTCTCGATTCCGCTGGTCAACGAGATGCTCGCCGAGACGGGGCTCGCCGGGGAGCACGTCGACGACCTGATGTGGGGCTGCGCCCAGCAGCGCTCGGAACAGCGGACGAACATCGCACGACAGATCGCGCTCTTCTCCGAGCTCGGGGAAGGAGTTCCGGCGACGACCGTCGACAGACAGTGTGCGTCCTCCGCGCAAGCGATCATCAGCGCCGCCGATTCGATCGCCGCGGGCCGCCACTCGGCGGTCATCGCCGGCGGCGTCGAGAGCATGAGCCGCGTCAAGATGGGGGGCGGTGACAGCGGCGATCTGTACCCCGGTCTCGAGGAGAAATACGGAATGCGCAACCTGGCGATGGGGATGACCGCCGAAAAGGTCGCCGAGAAGTACGATATCTCTCGCGAGGAACAGGACGAGTACGGCGCGCGCAGCCAGCAACGCGCGGTCGAAGCCACCGAGGAGGGCCGGTTCGACGACGAGATCGTCCCGCTCGAAACGGACGACGGCGTCCACGACGAAGACGAGGGGTTGCGTCCCGGAACGACCTCCGAAACGCTCGCCGATCTCCCGACGGTCTTCAAAGAGGACGGGACGGTCACGCCCGGCAACGCCTCACAGATCGCCGACGGTGCCGCCGGCGTCTTGCTGACCAGTCGCGACTTCGCGGCCGAGAACGATCTCGAGATCCTCGCAGAGGTCGGGACGAGTTACGTCGCGGGCGTCGACCCCACGATAATGGGAGTCGGACCGGTTCCGGCGACGGAGGGACTCCTCGAACGCGCCGGTCGGGAGATCGACGACTACGGACTGGTCGAGATCAACGAGGCGTTCGCCAGCCAGACGCTGTACTCCCAGCGCGAACTCGGCATCCCGGACGAGCAACTCAACGTCAACGGCGGCGCGATCGCCATCGGCCACCCGCTCGGGTGTTCGGGGGCACGTCTTCCGGTGACGCTCGTTCACGAGATGAACCGCCGCGGCGTCGATCGCGGAATCGCGACCGAGTGCGTCGGCTTCGGCCAGGGAGCTGCGATCGAGTTCGAGCTCCCGTAA
- the aroA gene encoding 3-phosphoshikimate 1-carboxyvinyltransferase encodes MNVTITPSSVSGSARAPPSKSYTHRAILAAGFAGEATVRDALWSADTQATARAVTLFGGEVDRRETGTLDVEGFDGRPDVPADVIDCANSGTTMRLVTAAAALADGTSVLTGDESLRSRPQGPLLSALADLGVDAYSTRGNGQAPLVVTGPLSGGEVSIPGDVSSQYITALLMAGAVTDDGIAIDLETELKSAPYVDITLEVLADFGVDARKTDDGFVVAGGQSYAPAGGEYAVPGDFSSISYPLAAGAIAGGDGTGVRIEGAHPSAQGDSAIVDIVDRMGADVDWNREEGSIDVVSAPLSGTRVSVEDTPDLLPTIATLGAVAEGDTEIVDAEHVRYKETDRVSAMAEELGKMGVETTEEPDSLTIHGSDSQLEGATVSGRDDHRIIMALALAGLVATGETTVEGAEHVDVSFPGFFEMLEDLGAGLERQG; translated from the coding sequence ATGAACGTCACTATCACGCCCTCGAGCGTCTCGGGGTCGGCGCGTGCGCCGCCCTCGAAGAGCTACACCCACCGGGCGATCCTCGCGGCGGGCTTCGCGGGCGAGGCGACCGTGCGGGACGCGCTCTGGAGCGCAGACACGCAAGCGACCGCTCGCGCAGTGACTCTGTTCGGCGGCGAGGTCGACCGACGAGAAACCGGAACCCTCGACGTCGAGGGCTTCGACGGCCGGCCCGACGTGCCTGCGGACGTCATCGACTGCGCGAACAGCGGCACGACGATGCGCCTCGTCACCGCCGCCGCGGCGCTGGCCGACGGCACCTCTGTGCTGACCGGCGACGAATCCCTTCGGTCGCGGCCCCAGGGCCCGCTGCTCTCCGCCCTCGCCGACCTCGGAGTCGACGCGTACAGCACGCGCGGGAACGGACAGGCTCCGCTGGTCGTCACCGGGCCGCTGTCCGGCGGCGAGGTGTCGATTCCGGGTGACGTTTCCTCCCAGTACATCACCGCGTTACTGATGGCCGGTGCGGTCACCGACGACGGGATCGCGATCGATCTGGAGACGGAACTCAAATCGGCGCCGTACGTCGACATCACGCTCGAGGTGCTCGCGGATTTCGGGGTCGACGCGCGAAAAACGGACGACGGCTTCGTCGTGGCTGGCGGGCAGTCCTACGCGCCCGCAGGCGGGGAGTACGCGGTCCCCGGGGACTTCTCGTCGATCTCGTATCCGCTCGCCGCGGGTGCGATCGCCGGCGGGGATGGGACGGGCGTCCGCATCGAGGGGGCCCATCCGAGCGCGCAGGGCGACAGCGCCATCGTCGACATCGTCGACCGGATGGGCGCGGACGTCGACTGGAACCGCGAGGAGGGGTCGATCGACGTCGTATCGGCACCGCTGTCCGGGACCCGCGTCTCCGTCGAGGACACGCCGGATCTCCTGCCGACGATCGCGACGCTCGGCGCGGTCGCCGAGGGCGATACCGAGATCGTCGACGCCGAGCACGTCAGATACAAGGAGACGGACCGGGTGAGCGCGATGGCCGAGGAGCTCGGAAAGATGGGCGTCGAAACGACCGAAGAGCCCGACTCCCTGACGATCCACGGGAGCGACTCGCAACTCGAGGGGGCGACCGTCTCGGGACGCGACGACCACCGGATCATCATGGCGCTCGCGCTCGCGGGACTGGTCGCAACCGGTGAGACGACCGTCGAGGGGGCCGAACACGTCGACGTTTCGTTCCCCGGCTTCTTCGAGATGCTCGAGGACCTGGGCGCCGGACTCGAGCGACAGGGGTAG
- a CDS encoding universal stress protein encodes MTTRVLVAFDESTQANIALRYALSTHPGAEIHVLHVNDPEEWYRNEDLNEFYPEDSYEKSLEAAESLLERAEGIARESDADADVRTVSLDGDAASTIVTYAEDHDVDHIVVGSHGREGLVRYLLGSVAEHVVRRSHVPVTVIREERSS; translated from the coding sequence ATGACCACACGAGTTCTGGTCGCGTTCGACGAATCTACGCAAGCGAACATCGCGTTACGGTACGCCCTCTCGACGCACCCCGGTGCGGAGATTCACGTGCTTCACGTGAACGATCCGGAGGAGTGGTACCGGAACGAGGACCTGAACGAGTTCTACCCCGAGGATTCGTACGAAAAGTCACTGGAAGCAGCGGAATCGCTTCTGGAGCGGGCCGAAGGGATCGCACGCGAGTCCGACGCGGACGCGGACGTACGGACGGTGTCGCTCGATGGGGACGCAGCGTCCACCATCGTGACGTACGCGGAGGACCACGACGTCGATCACATCGTCGTCGGTAGTCACGGGCGCGAGGGACTGGTTCGATATTTACTCGGAAGCGTCGCCGAGCACGTCGTTCGACGGTCGCACGTCCCCGTGACGGTCATCAGAGAAGAGCGATCCTCGTGA
- a CDS encoding DUF5518 domain-containing protein, with amino-acid sequence MDIDWRAILIGLLLVVVVAVIRGRLVVAINPMILTFSWIIIGVLGGIVTGFLAGGTVVSGAVHGGLMTVFASLLNLVVVTFATFFFAGFVPEFGVLAVGVFLFAFYATPGAIGGAIGSWACGRQAFQRLPDARA; translated from the coding sequence ATGGATATCGACTGGAGAGCGATACTGATCGGACTACTCCTCGTTGTGGTCGTCGCGGTCATCAGGGGCCGGTTGGTCGTCGCGATAAACCCGATGATCCTGACGTTTTCGTGGATTATCATCGGTGTCCTCGGCGGTATCGTCACCGGCTTTCTCGCCGGTGGCACGGTCGTTTCCGGGGCCGTCCACGGCGGACTAATGACCGTCTTCGCGTCGCTTCTCAACCTGGTCGTCGTCACGTTCGCGACGTTCTTCTTCGCGGGGTTCGTCCCGGAGTTCGGCGTGCTCGCCGTCGGCGTGTTCCTGTTCGCGTTCTACGCTACCCCGGGCGCGATCGGTGGGGCGATCGGATCGTGGGCCTGCGGTCGACAGGCCTTCCAACGGCTCCCCGATGCGCGGGCGTGA
- a CDS encoding AI-2E family transporter, whose protein sequence is MTEDGTDSSITFLRILLLVFGTLSVVLVLPFLQFVLAGGLLAYLVAPVNARLSDRLGATAGAVGTLLATVVVVLVPLLVVVVVAVDQAVSVASGAELPDAAAVEAIVQDRFGADADLQTLLEPFSGAVETGLRGVVGGIIGIVGGIPAFVVGAVVFLFTFYYLLRDGDAFIAWLRTAAPLEPDVMDELLGNTDDLLWAAVVGNVIVAGLQAILTVLAFIVIGFDSIVFWGVITFVLSLLPLIGASIVWIPAVIYLVVVGSIPAAVGLLVYGTVVISGSDNVVRPLAMQRGTRLNPGILVIGILGGVAVFGFLGLFVGPVLIGLAKTIVDLLVEARGESSRSE, encoded by the coding sequence ATGACCGAAGACGGCACCGACTCTTCGATCACCTTCCTTCGGATTCTCCTGCTAGTCTTCGGTACGCTGTCCGTGGTTCTCGTATTGCCGTTCCTGCAGTTTGTACTGGCCGGTGGATTGCTGGCGTATCTCGTCGCACCGGTAAACGCCCGACTGTCGGACCGACTCGGGGCGACTGCCGGTGCGGTCGGTACACTCCTCGCCACGGTGGTCGTCGTTCTCGTCCCGCTCCTCGTCGTCGTCGTCGTCGCAGTGGATCAGGCAGTCTCGGTGGCGAGCGGTGCCGAACTCCCCGACGCCGCGGCCGTCGAAGCCATCGTCCAGGATCGGTTCGGAGCGGATGCGGACCTTCAAACCCTGCTCGAGCCGTTCTCCGGCGCGGTCGAAACCGGTCTCCGCGGCGTCGTGGGCGGGATCATCGGCATCGTCGGCGGGATTCCCGCGTTCGTCGTGGGCGCTGTCGTCTTCCTGTTCACCTTCTACTACCTCCTGCGAGACGGCGACGCGTTCATCGCCTGGCTACGGACGGCCGCCCCGCTCGAACCGGACGTGATGGACGAACTCCTGGGTAACACCGACGACCTCCTCTGGGCTGCAGTGGTGGGCAACGTTATCGTCGCCGGCTTGCAGGCGATTCTGACCGTTCTCGCCTTCATCGTCATCGGTTTCGACAGCATCGTCTTCTGGGGCGTGATCACGTTCGTTCTGTCGCTACTCCCGCTCATCGGAGCGTCGATCGTCTGGATTCCGGCTGTGATCTACCTCGTCGTCGTGGGGAGCATTCCGGCGGCGGTGGGACTACTCGTGTACGGGACCGTCGTCATCAGCGGCTCGGACAACGTCGTCCGACCGCTCGCGATGCAGCGCGGTACGCGCCTCAATCCGGGCATTCTCGTCATCGGCATCCTCGGTGGCGTCGCCGTCTTCGGGTTCCTCGGCCTCTTCGTCGGGCCCGTTCTGATCGGACTGGCCAAAACCATCGTCGACTTGCTCGTGGAAGCCCGCGGCGAATCGAGCAGGTCCGAATAG
- a CDS encoding AI-2E family transporter, which translates to MDETDSPIRNVRIWAAHERLGWWILGLVLLAVLGLVVDQYLPWLVFGLFIYYVARPITQRLERRFASPTLVAALTLLLIVVPIVVMIGAILLVALGQLVTAVADLPVDRILAQLPVQISDLPNTPSEVYDTTVVLIQDPSVQSLLGSVGGVVGAIGATLFNMFISLLIAFFLLVSDRTIADWFESNVFGEDSLATDYLSVVDRGLGSIYFGYTMTIFAVIVLSAIIYTAFNFFAPGDLAIPSAVLFAVVTGLFTLVPLVGRSIVYFAIAATLALQAVAVDPRFLWFPLVFLAVMIVAFDNLVRTYIRPYLSGRLLNTGLVMFAYLFGPPLFGWYGIFLGPFLMVFIVMFVRMILPVLAGRDRDRVDVEPEHTLDEYAESVAERQEEPPSEADRTDVGPG; encoded by the coding sequence ATGGACGAAACCGATTCACCGATACGAAACGTCCGCATCTGGGCGGCTCACGAACGCCTCGGGTGGTGGATTCTGGGGCTCGTACTATTGGCCGTGTTGGGACTGGTCGTCGACCAGTACCTCCCGTGGCTCGTCTTCGGGCTGTTCATCTACTACGTCGCGCGGCCCATCACGCAGCGACTCGAGCGGCGCTTCGCCTCGCCGACGCTCGTGGCGGCGCTGACGCTGCTCCTGATCGTCGTCCCGATCGTGGTGATGATCGGCGCGATCCTCCTGGTCGCTCTCGGGCAGTTGGTGACCGCGGTCGCGGACCTGCCGGTCGACAGGATACTCGCGCAGTTGCCGGTTCAGATCTCGGATCTCCCGAACACGCCCTCCGAGGTGTACGACACGACGGTCGTGTTGATCCAGGATCCGTCGGTCCAGAGCCTGCTCGGGTCGGTCGGCGGCGTGGTCGGCGCCATCGGTGCGACGCTGTTCAACATGTTCATCTCGCTGCTGATCGCGTTCTTCCTGCTGGTCAGCGACCGAACTATCGCCGACTGGTTCGAATCGAACGTGTTCGGCGAGGACAGCCTGGCAACCGACTACCTCTCGGTCGTCGACCGAGGACTGGGTTCGATCTACTTCGGGTACACGATGACGATCTTCGCGGTGATCGTCCTCTCGGCGATCATCTACACGGCGTTTAATTTCTTTGCGCCCGGCGACCTGGCGATCCCCTCGGCGGTGCTGTTCGCCGTCGTCACCGGTCTGTTCACGCTCGTCCCGCTCGTGGGTCGGTCGATCGTCTACTTTGCGATCGCCGCGACTCTCGCCCTCCAGGCGGTCGCCGTCGATCCGCGATTCCTCTGGTTCCCGCTCGTGTTCCTCGCGGTCATGATCGTCGCGTTCGACAACCTCGTCCGGACGTACATCCGACCGTACCTCTCCGGACGACTGCTCAACACCGGGCTGGTCATGTTCGCGTACCTGTTCGGGCCGCCGCTGTTCGGCTGGTACGGGATCTTCCTCGGCCCGTTCCTGATGGTGTTCATCGTGATGTTCGTCCGGATGATCCTCCCGGTCCTGGCCGGTCGAGACCGCGACCGCGTCGACGTCGAACCCGAACACACGCTCGACGAGTATGCCGAGAGCGTCGCCGAACGGCAGGAGGAACCGCCCTCTGAAGCGGACCGGACCGACGTCGGGCCGGGGTGA
- a CDS encoding cation:proton antiporter, protein MVGIEDQLITLLYLLAIATVVGVVSARRERIQYTTGLIVTGLLISVVGSPVDVELTSDFILLVLLPILIFNEAVNIDPRGFRENLGPILALAVPGLLVSIAIVAVASRFLFGFPLVIAILFGVIIMPTDPVSVLATFDDIGAPERLAVLVEGESLLNDGVSIVVYSSVLAIVLEAESAGVALGEIYTHGRLLRDVAIGITVAVVGGALVGAVAGYVATELVAFADDSLTTIVVSVGLAYGVYVFLDVLGSSGVIGTLTAGIFLASPSGTTELPPATHFTLENVWEYAAVLANTIIFVGIGIVTPIALQVESAGHVAAAIVLVFFARAVVIYPLVELLNRWLIDSIPRSYQHVLTWSGIHASVSIALILGVSETGAISDPLAAQLTAMVFGVAAFTLLVNGPTMGRLLDRLEIGQRTPPQRLYESLVGRLHGVDAALDTAERLHEDDEISESVFEDVTAVYRRERDELEAALESLLDRYPDVRRHEERLGTRRILVAEHRAINEAIQRGDIGGDVGDRLLDDVKVKLDRVLTDEWTATEPTPTDFTPYWRRELEAVSLDDGNEAVQAGTSRPDDGSKAGDRQS, encoded by the coding sequence ATGGTCGGCATCGAGGACCAGTTGATAACCCTCCTCTATCTCCTCGCCATCGCCACCGTCGTCGGGGTCGTCAGTGCGAGACGCGAGCGCATACAGTACACGACCGGGCTCATCGTCACGGGACTGCTCATTTCCGTCGTCGGCTCTCCGGTCGACGTCGAACTCACGTCCGACTTCATCTTGCTCGTCTTACTGCCGATCCTCATCTTCAACGAGGCGGTCAACATCGACCCTCGCGGGTTCCGCGAGAATCTCGGCCCCATTCTCGCGCTCGCCGTTCCGGGCCTCCTCGTCTCGATCGCCATCGTCGCCGTCGCGAGTCGATTTCTGTTCGGATTCCCGCTGGTCATCGCGATCCTGTTCGGCGTCATTATCATGCCGACCGATCCCGTTTCGGTGCTCGCCACGTTCGACGACATCGGCGCCCCCGAGCGACTCGCGGTCCTCGTCGAGGGCGAGAGCCTCCTGAACGACGGCGTGTCGATCGTCGTCTACTCGTCGGTCCTCGCCATCGTCCTCGAGGCGGAATCCGCGGGCGTCGCGCTCGGAGAGATCTACACGCACGGTCGGTTACTGCGTGACGTCGCGATCGGGATCACCGTCGCGGTGGTCGGCGGCGCACTCGTCGGTGCCGTGGCCGGATACGTCGCCACCGAACTCGTCGCCTTCGCGGACGACAGTCTGACCACGATCGTCGTCTCGGTGGGTCTCGCCTACGGCGTCTACGTCTTCCTCGACGTTCTCGGTAGCAGCGGCGTCATCGGAACGCTGACCGCCGGTATCTTCCTCGCCTCACCCAGTGGGACCACGGAGCTGCCCCCGGCGACGCACTTCACCCTCGAGAACGTCTGGGAGTACGCGGCCGTCCTCGCGAACACCATCATCTTCGTCGGTATCGGCATCGTCACACCGATCGCCCTCCAGGTCGAGTCCGCCGGGCACGTCGCCGCGGCGATCGTCCTCGTATTCTTCGCGCGGGCCGTCGTCATCTACCCGCTGGTCGAACTTCTCAACCGGTGGCTAATCGACTCGATTCCGCGGTCCTACCAGCACGTCCTGACGTGGAGCGGCATTCACGCCTCCGTCTCCATCGCGTTGATCCTGGGCGTCTCCGAAACGGGGGCGATTTCGGACCCCCTCGCGGCACAGCTCACCGCGATGGTCTTCGGCGTCGCCGCGTTCACGCTTCTCGTCAACGGCCCGACGATGGGCAGACTGCTCGACCGCCTCGAAATCGGTCAGCGAACGCCGCCACAGCGACTCTACGAGTCGCTCGTCGGTCGCCTTCACGGCGTCGACGCCGCCCTCGACACCGCAGAGCGACTCCACGAAGACGACGAGATTTCGGAGAGCGTCTTCGAGGACGTCACCGCAGTCTACAGACGCGAACGCGACGAGCTCGAAGCCGCACTCGAGTCGCTGCTCGATCGGTATCCCGACGTCCGTCGCCACGAGGAGCGACTCGGAACCCGACGCATTCTCGTCGCGGAACACCGGGCCATCAACGAGGCGATACAGCGAGGGGACATAGGCGGGGACGTGGGTGACCGCTTGCTGGACGACGTCAAAGTGAAACTCGATCGCGTTCTGACCGACGAGTGGACTGCAACCGAACCGACGCCGACCGACTTCACCCCGTACTGGCGTCGGGAACTCGAGGCGGTGTCCCTCGACGATGGCAACGAGGCGGTCCAGGCGGGTACGTCACGACCGGACGATGGCTCGAAAGCCGGGGATCGGCAATCGTGA